A window of Pseudomonas denitrificans (nom. rej.) genomic DNA:
TCCAGATCAGCCCGACCGCGCCGGCCACGGCCAGCATCACGTAGCAGGACTGGGCGAGGAACGCCGCCGGCACGTGGATATAGATGATGCGGAAGCTGTTGCCCTGCTGGTAATCCGGCGGCGCGAAGGCCAGGCCCCAGACGGTGCCGGCAACCATCAGCAGGATCGCGGCGACCGCGAACCAGGGCATCCAGCGTCCGCTGATCTCGTAGAACCACTTGGGCGAGCCAAGCTTGTGAAACCAAGTCCAGTTCATCATCAGGCTCTGTAATTCAAAGCTCTAGTCTGCCGCCGGTGCCGCTTCCCAGCCCGGCGATCGTTCGTTCACTCGCCGACGCTGATCTTCAGCCCGGCGGCGATGGCAAATGGCGTCAGCGTCAATGCTAACGCCGTCAGGCTGGCCAGCCACAGCAGGTGCCCGGCGGTGGGCAGCCCCTGCAGCGACGCCTGCAGCGCTCCGCTGCCCAGGATCAGCACCGGAATGTAAAGCGGCAGGATCAGCAGGGCCAGCAACAGGCCGCCGCGCTTGAGACCCACGGTGAGCGCCGCGCCCACGGCGCCCAGCAGGCTCAGGATCGGTGTCCCCAGCAGCAGCGACAGCAGCAGGTCCGGCAGGCAGCGCGCCGGCAGGCCCAGCATCAGGGCGAACAGCGGCGACAGCAGCACCAGGGCCAGCCCTGAAACCAGCCAGTGTGCCAGCACTTTGGCCAGGACCAGTAGTGGCAGGGGGTGCGGCGAAAGGACCCACTGTTCCAAAGAACCATCTTCGAAATCGCTGCGGAACAGGCCGTCCAGCGACAGCAGCACCGCCAGCAATGCCGCGACCCAGACCAGCCCCGGCGAGAGGTTCTTGAGCATTTCCGATTCGGGGCCGACCGCCAGCGGGAACAGCGCGATGACGATGGCGAAGAACACCAAAGGATTAGCCAGCTCCGCCGGACGACGGAACAGCAGGCGCGCTTCGCGGGCGAGCAACAGGGTGAAGACGTTGCTCATCGCGCCGCAACCTCCCGTGCGTGCTGGCCCAGATCGAGGGCGCGGTAGCCTTGCGGCATGCGCTCCAGGCTGTGGTGGGTGGTCAGCACAACCAGTCCACCGCGCTCGCAATGGCCGGCCAGGTGTTCTTCCAGCTGCGCCACGCCCTGCTTGTCCAGGGCGGTGAAGGGTTCATCGAGGATCCACAGCGGCGGCGCGTCCAGATACAGGCGCGCCAGGGCCACGCGACGCTGCTGGCCGGCGGACAGGGTATGGCAGGGAACGTCCTCGAAGCCGCGCAGGCCGACGGCCTCCAGCGCCCGCCAGATGGCATCGCGGTTGGCCGGCTGGTGCAGGGCACAGAGCCAGGCGAGGTTCTCTTCGGCGGTGAGCAGGCCCTTGATACCGGCCGCGTGGCCGATCCACAGCAGCTGACGGGCCAGTTCATGGCGTTGTTCGGT
This region includes:
- the ccmB gene encoding heme exporter protein CcmB, with product MSNVFTLLLAREARLLFRRPAELANPLVFFAIVIALFPLAVGPESEMLKNLSPGLVWVAALLAVLLSLDGLFRSDFEDGSLEQWVLSPHPLPLLVLAKVLAHWLVSGLALVLLSPLFALMLGLPARCLPDLLLSLLLGTPILSLLGAVGAALTVGLKRGGLLLALLILPLYIPVLILGSGALQASLQGLPTAGHLLWLASLTALALTLTPFAIAAGLKISVGE
- the ccmA gene encoding cytochrome c biogenesis heme-transporting ATPase CcmA, with amino-acid sequence MPLTHPLLETVALACERDWRMLFERLDLRLGAGEMLQIVGPNGSGKTSLLRLLSGLMQPTAGDVLLNGKPLTEQRHELARQLLWIGHAAGIKGLLTAEENLAWLCALHQPANRDAIWRALEAVGLRGFEDVPCHTLSAGQQRRVALARLYLDAPPLWILDEPFTALDKQGVAQLEEHLAGHCERGGLVVLTTHHSLERMPQGYRALDLGQHAREVAAR